The Helianthus annuus cultivar XRQ/B chromosome 15, HanXRQr2.0-SUNRISE, whole genome shotgun sequence genomic sequence AACCGGTTTCGGTTTTGGTCAAAAACCGACTCCGGGTAGGGATCGGTTTTATCGGGTTTTGACCGGTTTGTTCGTTTTACTCTTTTTTTGTTTGGTCAGTACAGGTCCGGGTTTTGACGGGTAAAGTAGGAATCGGTTCTGATGGTTCCAGTTTGGTTGTTTTTTCTTTGTCCAAATCTGGAACTGGCATGTACCCGCGGTTCAGATAGGGTAGGAACCGGTTTGAAGTCGGGTATTTTTGGTCGGTTCCGAGCCCGTGTTTTATGCCGACCTCTAGAGGCAATAAGATATTACATCGTAGTGTAGTTAGTATGAAATTAGTTTGACTAGCCCAATATGGAATCCAATTGACTTTATCAACAAGTGGGTTGGTTTGATCTTTATGGGTGATTTTTTTTGGGACGTCAAGTGGAGCCATggtgttttagaattttttttcttttgaatcGTGGTAAAATTTTATGTAAATACTGGAACTAGCAAGGAACTAGATAtaaaaaaacaccaaaacaaacaaaattaGACTTGGAAAGCTAATACTTCTTCAGTTGTTTTGGTTTAGGGGCTGCAATTTAGAACGACTTTTCACCCACAAATACCCACCGGACATAATTTGTTCAATCAAACTAGAAATTGAGATCGCCTTGTTTGAGAAAACAAGTTCATTGAGAGCCTTCCAAATGCTCCAATTTCAAACATGGAATAATGAAGAATTTAGAATGAAGGTAGCTGCAAGCTTTGAGCCGATTTGAAGAATTGACAACGAGTTTTTAACGGATAACTGATAGccaaaataaagaaactaaacaGTTGTCGCTTTTGGAACTTGGATCGCAACATAAATTTTTAATAGGGTTTGTTAACTTTGAAAAGGTTTTTTGTGAATACATTAAGGCTCAATAAGGAATGAGATATATGGAATTTTGATTTTAGGTTTTGTAAATATGCACTTAAAGAGGTATGGAAAGGGATATATGCTTCTCCCTTTTCCGTTTGTGCTCTTTTTTGTGTATATTGAATGGTCTTTACTTTTTCACTTTTGTTAACGTTATTTAGAAATTAAGTATATGGTATTAACTTTATGTTTACTCATAACACATTTAGTTTGGAAGACTGTTTGTTTCTTACGTAATGTTACACCTCAAAACCAAGATGCGACGAAAATTTGATTTTCACAAAACATAGTCTTTTGATCCCAAACACCATAGAAGTAACCAAGTCCTCAAAACTAAAGTACAATCAAACTTATTTAAGGTTATGTAAATCATAGTTCCATTATGCCAACTATTGCTTTTACCAGATAGTCATCCATTATATTTAtagggtgtttgggattacgttttgaagtaattatttaatttttgcgtttgtaaaacataaataatctaaaaaagtgtttggatgaaaaaatgattatctgcctccaaaaTACAGTTTTGGAGAacatgtacctacatgctttttcaaaacgcaAAATCTATTTGAAAACCTattaatctattttgaaaacacaacaccaaacacccccttaatctattttgaaaacgcaacaccaaacacccctTGCTCATAACACATTTAGAAATTGTTATTGagtaactaggttataaccccgtgtattacacgggttgaataaatgaattttatataccaaataataaaacattatatattaaataataaaataagttatatctataagaaccatatgtattgtacgggttgaataaatgtaatattatataccaaataaaaaaaattatatctttaaaaccattctattacacgggttgaataaatgtaacattgtttaccaaataataaaaaaaatatatttttaaaaaacccccgtgtattacatgggttgaataaatatgattttatataccaaataataaaaaaactatatttaaaaaaactaacggatttttttatatttaaagtaggataagactgaatattaatctgaactaacggatttttttatatttaaagtaggataagattgaatattaatctttatttatttagttaatataagattgaaaaatcatatgattgaataggtgggaggtTGTATTATAATAAATCGGTTAATTgtactgaatgataaagataatagtgattgttgaacaaattaattaatcgaatataacataaacatttttgaTATTAGgcggattttttttaattatttgaaagttaatataaactttggaattcgtatgaattcttatgaaatttgattaaatattattgataataaaaatttgagTAAAGTTCTTTTTGAGTCCATGTGGTTTGTGCATTTTAATCATTTGTGCAAAAACCAAACTTGTCTTGATTTGAGTCCTTGTGATTTctaattttaaccatttgaatccaaaacGTAAACAACATACAAATTAGAAATATTTggtttttggattcaaatggttaaaattagagaccacagggactcaaatggttaaaattagAGAGCACAGGGACTCAAATCAAGACAAATTTGttttttggattcaaatggttaaaatacacaaaccatagggactcaaaaaggaatttactctaaaaatttgtattagattagattttagatttgattaaatattattaataataataatttgtattaatttagattaaatattattatttttagtattattaataattttaatcaattaaatgagaaaatgacaagtgtcccaaaacaactttcttttattatatagtatagatatagattttgtAAGTAAAGCAGAAACTGTATAAGACGGCCCAATAAGACGACCCAGATTTCATATAAGATAAGACCGGCCCAGACCTTTTAATAAACTCAATGAATACGGTGTCGTATTGCCTTAACATCTTAAACTATCAGTTGCAGAAATCCCCAAATCTTCCATACGTTCACTCGTTGTTAGAAACCCTAGAAATTGATCTGGTGAGCTCgtaatcaaaatcaatcaagatgTCAGACAACGTGCCTTTTGAGATCCAAGAGGAAATCATCAAACGCCTCCCAGTAAAATCACTCATTCGATTCCGATCAGTCTCCAAATCATGGAAATCTCTCATCGATAGCTCCGATTTCATCACTCATTACAGGTCCCAACGGCAACATCTTCTTGTGTATAACTATCAATCTGTTGATAATCGTAATTGTGTTTCAATCGTTGATGATTACACTTTCCCGCAACATAGCGTCTCCGTGACTCTTCCTCTGTTCGTTAAGATGCTTAGACGTTATAGGAAAATAGGCAGCTCTCATGGCTTGTTGTGTTTGTATAGAGAGGGAGAAGTTGTTATTTGGAATCCTTTGATTACAAAAGCTGTTGTCGTGAATGTGCCTAATAATGATGAGATGTTTAACACGGAGCTCGGGTTTGGGGTTTGTCGTGAGACGAGGGACCCTAAGATTGTTAAGATTAGATATATGGATAGGTTTACTGATATGGAAGGTGTAAGTAGCATCCCTTGGCAAGTTGAGATTTTTACGGTAAGTACGGGGGAGTGGAGAAGTCTGAGTAGCAATCTCCCTCGTAAATCGATTGTTTTTGGTTATCGACAAATTGAAGATGGGGTTTGTGTAGACGGGGTTTATTACTGGCTTGCTACCGATAGGAGTACCGTAGATGATGCAACTGAAGCTTATACTATGATTATGTCATTTGATATGACAAGTGAAGAATTTAGAGAAGTAAACCTCCCGGATAGATTTGTATACCATGTGTCTATGTGGGATTTGGACATATATAGTCTAAGGGAGTCTCTTGTTTTGGTTGAATTCAATTTCAATAATCCAGTTTACGATGTATGGATGATGGAGGATGGTGTACCAAAATCATTTACAAAATTATTCACTTTTCATGTGCCAGATGCAATAATAACATGTGTGCATGGATTTAGGAAAAGTGGTGAAGTTGTAATGGAGGTTATAGAAGATGATTGGGAAGTGCGATCTCTTGTTGTTTATGAACCTAACTTAAAACGCATAACTAATTTGGGTATATCGCATAGCGCTAATGATGTAAGTAAAATTTATGTGCATTCCTATATGGAAACGCTACTTTTGCTTGATCAACCATCATTTACAATTTTTGACAACGGTAATCGCTACGTTGTAAATTGGAATGGAGAGCTAAACAGCAGATGGAGTTTGAAGCATACAAGTAAGGTATAAAGCAATAGCTTGAAAACACTTCTCGTACTTTATTTATTCAACTCTAGATTCGAATTTCGAGATGATTTGGTTTCGTAACATACATTACTACATATTTGGTATCTCATCAATGACCCCATGTTTTCGAGAAACTGAATTTTtgttattataattttttttatattacaaTATTTTATTCAAGCGCATGCCTTTTGTGTATAACTAGAACAAACCTCATATTATATTATATGTGTTAGTTGTCGTAAAGTGACTGAATAAATACCTAAATGGCGTTACTTTagctttttgaaaaaaaaaaaagaaaaactatTATCATTGATTTAGCTCCCACTATTAACATTCTTGTTGTAAAAGACTGTGTCAAAAattactatttcagtccattagtttaaaaattgcgatttcagtccctatggtttcactttcgtaaccatttcagtccctgtacttaacagaataatggattgaaatggttacgaaagtgaaaccacagggactgaaatggttatgaaagcgaaaccacagggactaaaatcgcaatttttaaactaatggactgaaatagtgatttttgacaaaccacagggacgaaaacagtattAACTCTTAATATATTTTGCGCAGTACCTAAGATTTTAGCTCATCTCTTTTTTGTGTTTGTTTCTAAGCTTCTTGTTAATGCTCGCTCATAATATCTTTAGTCTATACCATCATTGTGAATTTGGAATGTTTCTTGCTTTTGAACCTTTCTTTATGGTCATCACCTGTTAATTTGGAATATTTCTTGGTGCTGGATTCACTGATATCTCTTCTGCcacaaaataaaaattatatatttcaGGAATAGAGTTCGGGACGTATGTTGCCACAACCACTAGATTAACACATAAATAGATTAAAATTTATATCATATAAAATAGATTTAATATGTGGCTAACTTTAATAATTAACATAAACTAGCAATAACACCCGCGCACGTTGTGGTGCGGGTACATCGTACACATCGAATGAATTAATTCAAACGTTATGcgatgcgttaaccatatgaaaacgtgTGTTTCGACATATCCAATTGAACTCAATGTACCatatataagcattgcgattaGATCAGAACGTAAAGTAAATCGAGTTTATTttgtacaatcataacgtattatatgtgatccaactcatacatagaaa encodes the following:
- the LOC110909948 gene encoding F-box/kelch-repeat protein At3g23880 isoform X4, whose product is MSDNVPFEIQEEIIKRLPVKSLIRFRSVSKSWKSLIDSSDFITHYRSQRQHLLVYNYQSVDNRNCVSIVDDYTFPQHSVSVTLPLFVKMLRRYRKIGSSHGLLCLYREGEVVIWNPLITKAVVVNVPNNDEMFNTELGFGVCRETRDPKIVKIRYMDRFTDMEGVSSIPWQVEIFTVSTGEWRSLSSNLPRKSIVFGYRQIEDGVCVDGVYYWLATDRSTVDDATEAYTMIMSFDMTSEEFREVNLPDRFVYHVSMWDLDIYSLRESLVLVEFNFNNPVYDVWMMEDGVPKSFTKLFTFHVPDAIITCVHGFRKSGEVVMEVIEDDWEVRSLVVYEPNLKRITNLGISHSANDVSKIYVHSYMETLLLLDQPSFTIFDNGNRYVVNWNGELNSRWSLKHTSKE
- the LOC110909948 gene encoding F-box/kelch-repeat protein At3g23880 isoform X3; protein product: MSDNVPFEIQEEIIKRLPVKSLIRFRSVSKSWKSLIDSSDFITHYRSQRQHLLVYNYQSVDNRNCVSIVDDYTFPQHSVSVTLPLFVKMLRRYRKIGSSHGLLCLYREGEVVIWNPLITKAVVVNVPNNDEMFNTELGFGVCRETRDPKIVKIRYMDRFTDMEGVSSIPWQVEIFTVSTGEWRSLSSNLPRKSIVFGYRQIEDGVCVDGVYYWLATDRSTVDDATEAYTMIMSFDMTSEEFREVNLPDRFVYHVSMWDLDIYSLRESLVLVEFNFNNPVYDVWMMEDGVPKSFTKLFTFHVPDAIITCVHGFRKSGEVVMEVIEDDWEVRSLVVYEPNLKRITNLGISHSANDVSKIYVHSYMETLLLLDQPSFTIFDNGNRYVVNWNGELNSRWSLKHTSKE